From Haloarcula hispanica ATCC 33960, the proteins below share one genomic window:
- the pyrI gene encoding aspartate carbamoyltransferase regulatory subunit — protein sequence MSDNDQQLRVSKIQNGTVIDHIAGGQALNVLAILGIDGTSGDSVSVAMNMPSDRLGHKDVVKVEGRELSQDEVDVLSLIAPAATINIIRDYDVVEKRRVERPSVVEGVLECPNHNCITTEAEPVDSRFAVGDDGVRCEYCDTIIRDDLPAHILAE from the coding sequence ATGAGCGACAACGACCAGCAACTCCGCGTCTCGAAGATCCAGAACGGCACCGTCATCGACCACATCGCGGGCGGCCAGGCGCTGAACGTCCTCGCGATCTTGGGTATCGACGGGACCAGCGGTGACTCCGTCTCCGTCGCGATGAACATGCCTTCCGACCGTCTGGGGCACAAAGATGTCGTCAAAGTCGAGGGCCGCGAACTCTCCCAGGACGAGGTCGATGTGCTCTCGCTCATCGCCCCCGCGGCGACGATCAACATCATCCGTGACTACGATGTCGTCGAGAAGCGCCGCGTCGAGCGGCCGTCGGTCGTCGAGGGCGTCCTCGAATGCCCGAACCACAACTGCATCACGACCGAAGCCGAACCCGTCGACTCGCGCTTCGCCGTCGGCGACGACGGCGTCCGCTGTGAGTACTGCGATACGATCATCCGTGACGACCTGCCGGCACACATCCTCGCGGAGTAA
- a CDS encoding FG-GAP repeat domain-containing protein, with amino-acid sequence MNLHHERIEASPPASTMSFCLTTDLTGNGRPDVIVGALGDEHEVQFPLVDTSVDLLSVFGMGPLARWLQTNVFWYENPGWERHDVASAPELSVGGSLGDITGNGRPDMVAGQNIHQHKLWWFEIPDNPRKQWTRRLITDDFEKYHDTAVADVDGDGQNEVVGLSQESETVFYYDIPDDPTREPWPVANRHVVAEDIDVEGVAVEDVDGDGEVEIVAGPNVFHRTADGWDREPIAEDWQCTRVAIEDVDGDGDLEIILVEGDEPYLDDRPARLGVFDPPEWDLTLLHDDLSNPHSLDVADFDGDGNPDIFVAEMGLEDGHEPRQFVFHNDGAGNFEQKELGTGIPTHEAKVVDLDGDGLPDIVGKAYTEPRVDVWQSNP; translated from the coding sequence ATGAATCTACATCACGAGCGCATCGAAGCCTCGCCGCCGGCGAGCACGATGAGCTTCTGTCTCACGACCGACCTCACTGGGAACGGTCGACCGGACGTCATCGTCGGGGCGCTCGGCGACGAGCACGAGGTCCAGTTCCCGCTGGTCGATACGTCAGTCGACTTGCTGTCCGTGTTCGGCATGGGGCCGCTGGCCCGCTGGCTCCAGACGAACGTGTTCTGGTACGAAAACCCCGGCTGGGAGCGCCACGATGTCGCCAGCGCACCCGAACTCTCCGTCGGTGGCTCGCTTGGCGATATAACGGGGAACGGCCGCCCGGACATGGTCGCCGGCCAGAACATTCACCAGCACAAGCTGTGGTGGTTCGAAATACCGGACAACCCGCGAAAGCAGTGGACGCGCCGGCTCATCACCGACGACTTCGAGAAGTATCACGACACCGCCGTGGCGGACGTGGACGGCGACGGACAGAACGAGGTCGTCGGGCTGTCTCAGGAGTCCGAAACGGTATTCTACTATGACATCCCCGATGACCCGACGCGTGAACCGTGGCCGGTGGCGAACCGACACGTTGTCGCCGAGGATATCGACGTCGAGGGCGTCGCTGTCGAGGACGTCGACGGCGATGGCGAGGTCGAAATCGTCGCCGGCCCCAACGTCTTCCATCGGACGGCCGATGGGTGGGACCGGGAGCCCATCGCCGAGGACTGGCAGTGTACCCGCGTCGCTATCGAGGACGTCGACGGCGATGGGGACCTGGAAATAATTCTCGTCGAGGGCGACGAACCGTATCTCGACGACCGCCCGGCCAGGCTGGGCGTGTTCGACCCGCCCGAGTGGGATCTGACGCTGCTGCACGACGACCTCTCGAACCCGCACAGCCTCGACGTAGCGGACTTCGACGGCGACGGCAATCCCGACATCTTCGTCGCGGAAATGGGGCTAGAGGACGGACACGAACCGCGACAGTTCGTGTTCCACAACGACGGGGCGGGGAACTTCGAGCAGAAAGAACTGGGAACCGGTATCCCCACCCACGAAGCGAAGGTCGTCGACCTCGATGGCGACGGTCTCCCCGACATCGTCGGCAAGGCATACACCGAGCCCCGCGTCGACGTCTGGCAGAGCAATCCCTGA
- a CDS encoding DUF58 domain-containing protein, translated as MTIEPDFLDELGRFTAALNRQTTSIRQGDQQSPRVGEGLTFSDYRRYSPGDDTRRIDWKLFARTEEYFIKQYEEERSLTVHLLVDTSASMDYGDAASHKFECAAKLGLGFAYLTAEENNDFRFCTFRDRVNRIDTGQSNRGELLSLIDQLNEITPDGTADFESALEAYAERIRSRSLVVVFSDCLADPEELESGVAALARNDADVLLVRVVAPEERDPGVVGDVLFADPESDEKRRSYFSGSLAETYQSRLDAHIDSVSNRVTALGADHVLVDTGEDYFDSFASIWLQ; from the coding sequence GTGACTATCGAACCGGATTTTCTGGACGAACTCGGCCGGTTTACCGCCGCGCTGAACCGCCAGACGACCTCGATTCGGCAGGGCGACCAGCAGTCCCCGCGGGTCGGCGAGGGGCTCACGTTCAGCGACTATCGGCGGTACTCGCCGGGGGACGACACGCGACGAATCGACTGGAAGCTGTTCGCCCGGACGGAGGAGTACTTCATCAAGCAGTACGAGGAAGAGCGGAGCCTGACCGTCCACCTGCTCGTCGACACGAGCGCGTCGATGGACTACGGCGACGCGGCGAGTCACAAGTTCGAGTGCGCCGCCAAGCTCGGCCTCGGCTTCGCCTACCTTACAGCGGAGGAGAACAACGACTTCCGGTTCTGCACGTTTCGTGACCGGGTGAACCGCATCGACACCGGGCAGTCGAACCGCGGCGAACTCCTCTCGCTTATCGACCAATTGAACGAAATAACGCCCGACGGGACGGCCGATTTCGAATCCGCGCTGGAGGCGTACGCCGAACGCATTCGCTCGCGCTCGCTCGTCGTCGTGTTCAGCGACTGTCTGGCCGACCCCGAGGAGCTCGAGTCGGGCGTCGCCGCGCTCGCACGCAACGACGCCGACGTGTTGCTCGTCCGCGTGGTCGCCCCGGAGGAACGGGACCCCGGCGTCGTCGGTGACGTGCTGTTCGCCGACCCCGAGAGCGACGAGAAACGCCGGTCGTATTTCAGCGGCTCGCTGGCCGAAACGTACCAGTCGCGGCTCGACGCCCACATCGACTCGGTTTCCAATCGCGTTACGGCACTCGGCGCGGACCACGTACTGGTCGATACCGGCGAAGACTACTTCGACTCGTTTGCGAGCATCTGGTTACAGTAG
- the pyrB gene encoding aspartate carbamoyltransferase — protein MRHDHIISAKQLSRGDIETVLDHAADIAADPGAFADRHSDTLLGLLFFEPSTRTKMSFTTAMKRLGGDIVDMGSVESSSVKKGESLADTVRVVEGYTDALVLRHPMEGSAKMASEFVDVPLVNAGDGAGQHPTQTLLDLYTIRENAGFEDLTIGIMGDLKYGRTVHSLAHALTTVDARQHFISPESLQLPRSVRYDLHEAGAGIREHTDLDEILPDLDVLYVTRIQAERFPDESEYREVAGQYQIDADTLDAAKDDLTVMHPLPRVDEIAHDVDETTHAQYFQQAHNGVPVRMALLDLMLGGDQ, from the coding sequence ATGCGGCACGACCACATCATCAGCGCGAAACAGCTCTCGCGGGGCGACATCGAGACGGTGCTCGACCACGCGGCCGACATCGCGGCTGACCCGGGAGCGTTCGCGGACCGGCACAGCGACACGCTGCTTGGCCTCCTCTTTTTCGAGCCGAGCACCCGGACGAAGATGAGCTTCACAACGGCGATGAAACGCCTCGGCGGCGACATCGTCGACATGGGCTCCGTCGAGTCCTCCAGCGTGAAGAAAGGCGAGTCACTGGCAGATACCGTCCGCGTCGTCGAGGGGTACACCGACGCGCTCGTGCTCCGGCACCCCATGGAGGGCTCCGCGAAGATGGCGAGCGAGTTCGTCGACGTGCCGCTCGTCAACGCCGGCGACGGGGCCGGTCAGCACCCGACACAGACGCTGCTCGACCTCTACACGATCCGTGAGAACGCGGGCTTTGAGGACCTGACTATCGGCATCATGGGCGACCTGAAGTACGGTCGGACGGTCCACTCGTTGGCCCACGCGCTCACGACCGTCGACGCCAGGCAGCACTTCATCAGCCCCGAGTCGCTCCAGCTTCCGCGGTCGGTCCGGTACGACCTCCACGAGGCCGGCGCGGGCATCCGCGAGCACACCGATCTCGACGAGATTCTCCCCGACCTGGACGTGCTCTACGTGACACGTATCCAGGCCGAGCGGTTCCCCGACGAGAGCGAGTACCGCGAAGTCGCCGGCCAGTACCAGATCGACGCCGACACGCTGGACGCGGCCAAGGACGACCTGACCGTGATGCACCCGCTCCCGCGCGTCGACGAGATCGCCCACGACGTCGACGAGACCACCCACGCACAGTACTTCCAACAGGCCCACAACGGCGTCCCCGTACGGATGGCGCTGCTCGACCTGATGCTCGGAGGCGACCAATGA